The proteins below are encoded in one region of Dethiobacter alkaliphilus AHT 1:
- a CDS encoding ABC-F family ATP-binding cassette domain-containing protein — MTVLTLNQISKAYGAEVICERVSFQLHQGERVGLVGPNGAGKTTLLRIITGQESADGGTITLARGTTVGYLEQGTSAVVQGTMEEELRRAFGTLEQLAERIRILEEKMSSSHNEGSPAELESVMEEYGTLRQQYEALGGYSAESRLRAVTVGLGFDADDLKRPVETFSGGERTRLRLGRLLLEEPDLLLLDEPTNHLDMAAVEWLERYLTEWRGCVLVVSHDRYFLDRVARRILALENQQLKSYNGNYSAYISQREVEKVTQEKAFRKQQDYITKEAAYIRTMGTGEREKRQAKSRQKRLDKLEVVDKPQQGKSMALDFGFSGRSGDIAVRLEHVAKRFENNTVFSDVNVELRWGRRVALVGPNGAGKSTLLKIIAGELQPDEGSVWLGPSVQMIYFDQHQQDVAPQKTPLDEIMDASGMTLAEARNYLGRFLFSGDDVFKRNADLSGGERSRLALAKLGLDAGNFLVLDEPTNHLDIRGVEELESALEHFPGTLLVVTHDRYFIKRTTEHILDVRDGSVRYYKMPYQEYVEKRDQEEQSIEQPQKDDKRLRQEAQKQKREEELAKRRRRRKLEQSILETEEEISRVEERINELEAELACPEVFEDYKLASEKGQEMEELKAMLEKLFASWEEYTILLEEG; from the coding sequence ATGACAGTACTTACCTTAAATCAGATATCTAAAGCTTACGGTGCCGAGGTGATTTGTGAGCGCGTCTCGTTTCAGCTGCACCAGGGGGAGCGGGTAGGACTTGTGGGCCCCAACGGTGCCGGAAAAACTACACTACTTCGGATTATTACCGGACAGGAGTCTGCCGATGGGGGCACCATAACCCTGGCTCGCGGTACTACGGTGGGTTATCTGGAGCAGGGCACCAGCGCTGTGGTTCAGGGAACCATGGAGGAAGAACTGCGGCGTGCCTTTGGTACACTGGAGCAGTTGGCAGAGCGTATAAGGATTCTGGAAGAAAAGATGAGCAGCTCTCACAATGAAGGAAGCCCCGCAGAGTTGGAGTCGGTGATGGAAGAGTACGGCACGCTCAGGCAGCAATACGAGGCCCTGGGTGGTTATAGTGCCGAATCCCGGCTGCGGGCTGTTACTGTGGGCCTTGGCTTTGATGCCGATGACTTAAAAAGGCCGGTGGAGACTTTTTCCGGCGGGGAGCGTACCCGTCTGCGCCTGGGACGGCTGCTTCTGGAAGAACCGGATTTGCTGTTATTGGATGAGCCCACAAACCATCTGGATATGGCAGCGGTGGAATGGTTGGAACGGTACCTGACAGAGTGGCGCGGCTGTGTTTTGGTGGTTTCTCACGACCGTTATTTTCTGGACCGCGTGGCGCGCAGGATTTTGGCTCTGGAAAATCAACAACTAAAAAGCTACAACGGTAATTATTCCGCCTATATCTCCCAGCGGGAAGTGGAGAAGGTGACCCAGGAGAAGGCCTTTCGCAAACAGCAGGATTATATCACCAAAGAAGCGGCATATATCCGCACCATGGGTACCGGTGAGCGGGAAAAAAGACAGGCCAAGAGCCGGCAAAAGCGCCTGGATAAACTGGAAGTGGTGGATAAGCCTCAACAGGGCAAATCCATGGCCTTGGATTTCGGATTTTCCGGACGCAGCGGTGATATTGCGGTGCGGCTTGAACATGTAGCCAAGCGCTTTGAAAATAATACGGTGTTTAGTGATGTAAATGTGGAATTGCGCTGGGGGCGCCGTGTGGCGCTTGTGGGCCCAAACGGGGCCGGCAAGTCCACTCTTTTGAAAATCATTGCCGGGGAACTTCAGCCCGATGAGGGTTCTGTGTGGCTGGGACCCAGCGTGCAAATGATTTATTTTGATCAGCATCAGCAGGATGTGGCTCCGCAGAAAACTCCGTTGGATGAAATCATGGATGCTTCCGGCATGACGCTTGCCGAGGCCCGCAACTATCTGGGGCGCTTTTTATTTAGCGGTGACGATGTTTTTAAGCGCAATGCCGATTTAAGCGGCGGGGAGCGCAGCCGGTTGGCCCTGGCCAAACTGGGTCTGGATGCAGGTAATTTTCTGGTGCTGGACGAGCCCACCAACCATCTGGATATTCGCGGTGTGGAGGAGCTGGAAAGTGCTTTGGAGCATTTTCCGGGAACTCTGTTGGTGGTAACCCATGACCGCTATTTTATCAAGCGAACCACCGAACATATACTGGATGTCCGTGACGGCAGCGTACGTTATTATAAAATGCCCTACCAGGAGTATGTGGAAAAGCGGGATCAGGAAGAGCAAAGTATTGAACAACCACAAAAAGATGACAAGCGCCTCCGCCAGGAAGCTCAGAAACAAAAGCGGGAAGAGGAGTTGGCTAAACGCCGCAGGCGGCGGAAACTGGAGCAGTCTATTCTGGAAACTGAGGAAGAAATAAGCCGGGTGGAAGAGCGCATTAATGAGCTGGAAGCTGAACTGGCCTGTCCGGAAGTGTTTGAGGATTACAAACTGGCCTCAGAAAAGGGGCAGGAAATGGAAGAGTTAA